One Thermicanus aegyptius DSM 12793 DNA segment encodes these proteins:
- a CDS encoding helix-turn-helix domain-containing protein — MQIGRLILRRRKELHLTQDALAVGICSTSYLSKIENGQVTPHTEVLSALLKRLGLDPDLARETDKREMEFDDQLRKRQIKPTYNLHRLREIILQKE; from the coding sequence TTGCAGATAGGGAGACTCATTTTGCGAAGGCGTAAGGAACTTCATTTAACGCAGGATGCCTTAGCTGTAGGAATCTGTTCCACCTCTTATTTAAGCAAAATTGAAAATGGACAAGTGACCCCGCATACTGAGGTATTGTCTGCTTTACTAAAAAGACTCGGGCTAGATCCGGATTTAGCCAGGGAAACGGATAAGAGAGAGATGGAATTTGACGATCAGCTACGTAAGCGTCAAATAAAACCCACCTACAATCTTCACCGCCTTCGTGAGATAATCCTCCAAAAAGAATAG
- the tnpA gene encoding IS66 family insertion sequence element accessory protein TnpA: MTKLTLREEWEARVADFRASGKTAKAWCDEHQLKLHQLWYWVRKIESTRLSKSSGKALSPQWVRLPMEGPSSHDALTLKVGNVALEVRPGIDLAFLADVIKVLKAL, translated from the coding sequence ATGACGAAACTCACTTTACGTGAAGAATGGGAAGCTCGGGTGGCTGACTTTAGGGCAAGTGGGAAGACAGCGAAAGCATGGTGTGACGAACATCAATTAAAGCTACATCAGTTATGGTACTGGGTTCGAAAGATTGAATCCACCAGACTGTCTAAATCAAGTGGGAAAGCCTTGTCTCCTCAATGGGTTCGCCTCCCAATGGAAGGTCCATCATCCCATGATGCCTTGACTTTAAAAGTGGGAAATGTCGCCCTCGAGGTAAGGCCCGGAATTGATCTTGCCTTCCTCGCCGATGTAATCAAGGTGCTGAAGGCGTTATGA
- the tnpB gene encoding IS66 family insertion sequence element accessory protein TnpB (TnpB, as the term is used for proteins encoded by IS66 family insertion elements, is considered an accessory protein, since TnpC, encoded by a neighboring gene, is a DDE family transposase.), translating to MIPDVSAAQVYLALGSTDMRKSIDGLAVLVKESFRLDPFSNALFVFCNRKRDKLKILYWENNGFWLYYRRLERGRFQWPDHVTDQTMHVTKRQLRWLLDGLSLDQKQAHPPVTARTIL from the coding sequence ATGATCCCAGACGTGAGTGCGGCACAGGTTTATCTTGCCTTGGGCAGTACCGATATGCGTAAATCGATCGATGGACTCGCTGTACTTGTGAAAGAGAGTTTTCGGCTTGATCCTTTCTCCAATGCCCTCTTTGTTTTCTGTAATCGGAAACGGGACAAACTAAAGATCCTCTATTGGGAAAACAATGGTTTTTGGCTCTATTACCGGCGCCTTGAACGGGGGAGGTTTCAATGGCCGGATCACGTGACAGACCAAACGATGCATGTGACGAAGCGTCAGTTGCGCTGGCTGCTCGATGGGCTTTCCCTTGACCAAAAACAGGCGCATCCCCCGGTTACGGCGCGTACCATCCTTTAA
- the tnpC gene encoding IS66 family transposase — MDKTTTLTIEQLQNQIEEQNQQIALQNQQIAELTLKLKWYEERLLLNQKKRFGSSSEKTDEAQLTLPLFNEAEETADPAAEEPTLETITYSRHKQSGKREKELKDLPVEVIEYHLPENEQTCSSCGNPLHEMSVEVRQELKVIPAQVKVVKHVRHVYACRHCEHHEAHTPIVTAPMPTPVFPGSLASPSAMAYIMSQKYVYAQPLYRQEKHLERLGVPLSRQTLANWMLYGAHQWLHPLYERMKEHLIRQEILHADETTVQVLREENRAAETTSYMWLYRTGRDGPPIILFDYQKTRAGEHPKAFLAGFRGFLHVDGYAGYNQLKPEVTLVGCFAHARRKFDEALNALPPSDRNKNVAAKIGLGFCNQLYAVERDLKEASPEERYEERLKRSKPILEAFSVWLHQMKDQVLPKSTFGQAVQYCLNQWESLTNYLKDGRLEIDNNRSERSIKPFVIGRKNWLFSNTPRGAKASAIIYSIIETAKENNLNPYNYLTYLFERLPNIDLKDKDMIDQLLPWSAALPSNCRVNQK, encoded by the coding sequence ATGGACAAAACGACGACCCTAACCATCGAACAACTTCAAAATCAAATAGAAGAACAGAATCAGCAAATTGCACTTCAAAATCAGCAAATTGCTGAACTAACGTTAAAGCTGAAATGGTATGAGGAGAGACTTCTCCTAAACCAGAAAAAGCGGTTTGGCTCATCCAGCGAGAAAACGGATGAGGCTCAACTAACACTTCCCCTCTTTAACGAAGCGGAAGAAACCGCCGATCCTGCTGCCGAAGAGCCGACGCTTGAAACGATTACTTACAGCCGTCATAAACAAAGTGGAAAGCGCGAGAAAGAGCTGAAAGACCTGCCGGTAGAAGTGATCGAGTACCACTTACCTGAGAACGAACAAACCTGTTCTTCCTGTGGGAATCCCCTGCATGAAATGAGCGTAGAGGTCCGGCAAGAGTTAAAGGTCATTCCTGCTCAAGTGAAGGTTGTAAAGCATGTCCGGCACGTTTATGCCTGCCGCCACTGCGAGCACCATGAAGCGCACACCCCCATCGTCACGGCACCCATGCCTACGCCAGTATTTCCAGGGAGCTTAGCTTCTCCGTCCGCAATGGCCTACATTATGTCGCAAAAATATGTGTATGCCCAGCCGCTCTACCGGCAAGAGAAGCATTTAGAACGCTTGGGAGTGCCCTTATCCCGGCAAACCTTGGCCAATTGGATGCTCTATGGTGCTCACCAATGGCTTCATCCGCTCTATGAACGGATGAAGGAGCACCTCATTCGTCAAGAGATCCTGCATGCGGACGAAACGACGGTACAAGTACTCCGGGAAGAGAATCGGGCTGCGGAAACCACCTCCTACATGTGGCTATACCGTACCGGAAGAGATGGACCGCCCATTATCCTCTTTGATTACCAAAAGACAAGAGCGGGAGAACATCCCAAAGCCTTCTTAGCTGGGTTCCGCGGATTCCTCCATGTGGATGGATATGCCGGATACAACCAATTAAAACCGGAGGTTACGCTAGTAGGATGTTTCGCCCATGCCAGAAGGAAATTTGATGAGGCACTAAATGCCCTTCCTCCATCGGATCGAAATAAAAACGTAGCAGCCAAAATCGGGCTTGGGTTTTGCAACCAGCTTTATGCCGTCGAACGGGATTTAAAAGAGGCTTCCCCGGAAGAACGGTATGAAGAACGCTTAAAACGAAGTAAGCCCATTTTGGAGGCTTTTTCCGTATGGCTTCACCAAATGAAGGATCAAGTCCTACCCAAAAGCACCTTTGGGCAGGCGGTTCAGTATTGCCTTAATCAGTGGGAGAGCCTCACAAACTATCTCAAAGATGGGAGACTTGAAATCGATAATAACAGAAGCGAACGCTCTATTAAGCCATTTGTCATTGGGAGGAAGAACTGGCTCTTTAGCAACACACCAAGGGGAGCGAAGGCGAGCGCGATCATCTACAGTATCATAGAGACTGCGAAAGAGAATAACCTTAATCCGTACAACTACCTCACCTATCTCTTTGAGCGGCTACCGAATATCGATTTGAAGGATAAAGACATGATCGATCAGCTCCTTCCTTGGTCGGCCGCCTTGCCTTCAAATTGCCGGGTAAACCAAAAGTAA